From Spirochaeta isovalerica, the proteins below share one genomic window:
- the dnaB gene encoding replicative DNA helicase: MNISSLKDKVPPHNDEAERAALGAVLINFKPEVLDTVQRHVRSEDFYKTAHQIIFAAISELFNKGEAVDILTLTNELSHRGDLEKAGGPGYVTGLTSAVPTSANVEYYAKIVKEMSIRRTLIDISGKITVNAHSETRECGEIVEEAEKYIFEINDRQQSSGSFKDAREVIQQTITAIEKRYQTKDNYTGIPGGFSALDDMTSGFQNQEMIIIGARPSVGKTAFALSLASNISIAQGIPCGFFTLEMSAMSLMQRIIAAEARINSQRLRSGLLRPSDFNALTDAAGRIYEAPLYIDDTPNIRLLELRSSARRMKSKHDVKVLIVDYIGLISTEDKSIPRHEQMAEVSRSLKSLARELDIPIIALSQVGRQSEGKEPGLADLRESGAIEQDADMVMFLHRDRGISDEGEGPPEMIETQLIVAKQRNGPVGTVKLAFIPHFTKFETLTYQNP, encoded by the coding sequence ATGAATATCTCTTCTTTGAAAGACAAAGTACCGCCCCATAATGACGAAGCCGAAAGAGCCGCATTAGGGGCGGTTTTAATTAATTTTAAACCCGAAGTTCTCGACACGGTACAGCGCCATGTCCGGTCGGAGGACTTTTATAAGACAGCCCATCAAATTATTTTCGCCGCCATTTCAGAACTTTTCAACAAAGGCGAAGCTGTCGACATTCTGACTCTGACAAATGAATTGAGTCACCGCGGCGATCTTGAAAAAGCGGGAGGTCCCGGTTACGTCACCGGTCTGACTTCCGCTGTTCCCACCAGCGCCAATGTGGAGTATTACGCCAAAATTGTCAAAGAGATGAGTATCAGGCGTACGCTCATCGATATTTCCGGAAAAATTACCGTCAACGCCCATAGTGAAACCCGCGAATGCGGAGAGATTGTGGAAGAGGCGGAGAAGTATATTTTTGAAATCAATGACCGGCAGCAGAGTTCCGGGTCTTTTAAAGACGCCCGCGAAGTCATTCAGCAGACCATTACGGCCATTGAAAAGCGGTATCAGACCAAGGACAATTATACCGGTATTCCCGGGGGATTTTCCGCGCTGGACGATATGACTTCCGGATTCCAGAATCAGGAAATGATTATCATCGGAGCCCGTCCTTCGGTGGGTAAAACGGCTTTTGCTCTTTCGCTCGCTTCCAACATCTCCATAGCCCAGGGAATCCCCTGCGGATTTTTCACGCTGGAAATGTCGGCCATGTCTCTCATGCAGAGAATCATCGCCGCGGAAGCCAGAATCAATTCCCAGAGGCTCAGGTCCGGTTTGTTGAGACCGTCGGACTTCAATGCCCTGACCGACGCTGCAGGGCGAATTTATGAAGCGCCTCTATATATTGATGATACGCCGAATATCAGGCTGCTTGAACTCCGGTCTTCAGCCCGGAGAATGAAATCCAAACACGATGTGAAAGTGCTGATCGTCGACTATATCGGTTTGATTTCAACAGAAGACAAGAGCATTCCCCGTCATGAGCAGATGGCGGAGGTCAGCCGTTCTCTTAAATCTCTGGCCAGAGAGCTGGATATACCCATCATTGCCCTGTCACAGGTCGGGCGTCAGTCCGAAGGAAAAGAACCGGGACTGGCCGACCTGAGAGAATCGGGAGCCATCGAGCAGGATGCCGATATGGTTATGTTTCTTCACAGGGACAGAGGCATTTCCGACGAGGGCGAAGGACCTCCGGAAATGATAGAAACCCAGTTGATTGTGGCAAAGCAGAGAAATGGTCCGGTCGGTACGGTCAAACTGGCCTTCATTCCGCATTTTACGAAGTTCGAGACTTTGACATATCAGAACCCTTAA
- a CDS encoding late competence development ComFB family protein, translating into MAIRDKYDLEDLKNETEEFVFQELEKQLDAISDDDICKCQDCVLDMICLSLNQLPTHYRVSLMGTLYAKVESHELEDQISKVVADVIMKVSQNPGHA; encoded by the coding sequence ATGGCAATCAGAGATAAATATGATCTGGAAGATCTTAAAAATGAAACAGAGGAGTTTGTTTTTCAGGAATTGGAAAAGCAGCTCGACGCTATCAGTGACGATGATATCTGTAAATGCCAGGACTGCGTTCTTGATATGATCTGTCTCTCCCTGAACCAGCTTCCGACCCATTACCGGGTTTCCTTAATGGGAACGCTTTATGCTAAGGTGGAGTCCCATGAACTGGAAGATCAGATCAGCAAAGTCGTTGCGGATGTCATTATGAAGGTCAGTCAGAACCCCGGACATGCATGA
- a CDS encoding TolC family protein yields the protein MKSKLIGLFLFLLFFSGQIFSTDFKSMVLLIDSSYDVRSAALDVEQSRGQIAALSHPGDVLFSLDPSVKVLTVDDDDVQFGEEVSLTGSASIKIPVGLSALEKEKLAFTQFDLKRKEEALEAARKATFISLYSMYQDIWLLQKEEEILKRELEAEELSYKAASERYALGSITIKALQDAGDSYDEKNEEMLQNSLEQRISWFKLKTVIELEEEPVSLSRIVLDIGELPKPPDLYDWLNTNHPLLKAEREKISQLEQTVDRLGKADLDLSVRAFFNSVNNTVTASVSYDFMNPLITPSVGFPIYTFGDIPSSSGGSATWNVGMSVSLGLGTGKTDKLTIEDLELEIQRSRYRLDYLSENVNLVLRSAYQQHVKNISSMDEALRNLDLSENNRKIVSARKELNQTSELDLLMSENAMQRSLWKIEAARIAMEKSWLNLLDSALKLDIESLNVREAEND from the coding sequence ATGAAAAGTAAGCTGATCGGATTATTTCTCTTCCTGTTATTTTTCAGCGGACAGATTTTCAGTACCGATTTCAAGTCCATGGTTCTGCTGATTGACAGTTCCTATGACGTTAGGTCTGCTGCACTGGATGTGGAGCAGAGCAGGGGTCAAATTGCCGCCCTCTCTCATCCCGGTGATGTGTTATTCTCTCTCGATCCTTCTGTTAAAGTTCTGACAGTTGATGATGATGACGTTCAGTTCGGCGAAGAGGTTTCTCTGACCGGCTCGGCATCCATTAAGATTCCTGTCGGACTATCAGCTCTTGAGAAAGAAAAACTCGCTTTTACCCAATTTGATTTAAAACGAAAAGAAGAGGCTCTGGAAGCGGCGAGAAAAGCGACGTTCATCTCCCTTTATTCCATGTACCAGGATATCTGGCTTTTACAGAAAGAAGAGGAAATCCTGAAAAGGGAACTGGAAGCGGAAGAGCTATCCTATAAAGCCGCTTCGGAACGTTACGCTCTTGGGAGCATAACGATAAAAGCTCTTCAGGATGCCGGAGACAGTTACGACGAAAAGAATGAAGAAATGCTTCAGAACAGTCTGGAGCAGCGCATTTCATGGTTTAAACTGAAAACCGTTATCGAACTGGAAGAAGAGCCGGTTTCCCTGAGCCGCATTGTTCTGGATATTGGTGAGCTGCCCAAGCCGCCGGATCTGTATGACTGGCTCAATACAAACCATCCTCTTTTAAAAGCGGAACGGGAAAAAATCAGTCAGCTCGAGCAGACTGTCGACAGGCTCGGAAAAGCAGATCTTGATCTCAGCGTCAGAGCGTTTTTCAATTCTGTCAATAATACGGTAACCGCCAGCGTTTCCTATGATTTTATGAACCCGCTCATAACACCCTCTGTCGGATTTCCCATTTACACTTTCGGTGATATTCCTTCATCATCGGGCGGCTCAGCCACATGGAATGTGGGTATGTCTGTCAGCCTTGGACTCGGAACGGGAAAAACCGATAAACTGACTATTGAAGATCTGGAGCTTGAGATTCAAAGAAGCCGGTATCGCCTCGACTATTTAAGTGAAAACGTTAATCTGGTGTTGCGCTCGGCTTATCAGCAACATGTTAAAAACATATCGTCCATGGATGAAGCCCTGCGGAATCTCGATCTATCGGAAAATAACCGGAAAATCGTATCGGCCAGAAAAGAGCTGAACCAGACCTCAGAGCTGGATCTGCTTATGTCGGAAAATGCAATGCAACGAAGTCTCTGGAAGATCGAGGCTGCCAGAATAGCCATGGAAAAATCCTGGCTGAATCTACTGGATAGCGCGTTAAAACTGGACATTGAGTCCCTGAATGTCAGGGAGGCCGAAAATGACTGA
- a CDS encoding efflux RND transporter permease subunit, translated as MTERKNFLGQISRLSIDRYRIVYLFMAVMIVLGLYFYLILPRESKPEVVFPKIKVNVNYAGASPEDVESLITNKLEAALSQVEDVEFLTSSSMAGRSEIQLDFFPEADIEEKINEVNQAVLSVNDLPEEADPPSVKVSTTANRAFMVISLSGDMSPADLKDAADSISEKLISVKGINDIKVSGLQSSEISIVVDPARLAEFNLTVDTLVQTLRLRHKDTPAGDAVLDGTHYFVRVLASYSRIDEISRTLIPLSGGGTVFLKDVAQVNQTYVPRTDYSRRAVKLGTEEASMMSAVTLSLYRDGGTDIIGPSDSVKAFLNDREANGLPDELDVLIIQDDALSVKEDLAEVLGNAGSGLIIVVLVLFLFLGLKEAIITSLIIPFSLFLSFIALNQSGMTFNTMTLLAMIIALGLLVDNAIVVVESIAEFRLKGLSRKQAAIAGTSEVAPSILAATLTTMAAFFPLAYMEGRIGLIISVIPLTIVFIIGASLIVALTVTPMLGSRLLSKKTGKKEPRPFSLVREVIEAVIVIILFMFSFFVDGRPGVLSFVMASVMTLIFVIRIYSRSKKLDVFARAAETYRKILIRLLSRKRNRVLLPLIMFLLLGAVLSTIPLGLLRIELFPVMDESSLYVTLSTPQYSTLDDTDAVTRQIESKLLSLDGVDAIYSEVGVDSMREAEIVLNLKGPGERTWTTKEMIPQLLKDIASIPGVKATIGTSAGGKTANSPVQIKLIGRDMDSLDEASVKVSNALKEVEGIANAYSDLEPGFPEVQILLKPLAAADLGIDATTLGNAVKTAVSGQVSGTLITSETDLPIKFSTREDKIDSMEDLDKILLTLKDGTRLPLTHIASIVETNGLGTIRHSGGDRTVTVFAQMLPDANIREIVDQFDVKISSVDLGAGIHYEWAGDAADLDASFSEMTVNLVLALLVVFLILAVQFNSLSQPLVILLSVPMAVIGVFAGLLATGNNFGLYAFMGVIALVGIAVNDAIVLVDTINRNRGDGMPLTEAINDAGKSRFGPVLATTITTIGGILPLAFRDENYAQLSLSLIFGLMTSTVLTLIVLPIFYYHAETIKTSFKKRFPVFVDEEENNE; from the coding sequence ATGACTGAAAGGAAAAATTTTCTGGGGCAGATTTCCCGGCTCAGCATAGACCGGTACAGAATCGTCTATCTCTTTATGGCGGTTATGATCGTTCTCGGTTTATATTTCTATTTAATACTGCCCCGCGAGTCCAAACCGGAAGTGGTCTTTCCCAAAATAAAGGTCAATGTCAATTATGCCGGCGCATCTCCCGAGGATGTGGAATCTTTGATAACGAACAAGCTGGAGGCGGCTCTGTCCCAGGTGGAAGATGTCGAATTCCTCACATCCTCTTCCATGGCCGGTCGCTCGGAAATTCAACTCGATTTTTTTCCCGAAGCCGATATCGAAGAGAAGATTAACGAGGTGAACCAGGCTGTTCTATCAGTCAATGATCTTCCCGAAGAGGCGGATCCCCCTTCGGTCAAAGTCTCGACGACGGCGAACCGCGCCTTCATGGTCATCAGCCTCAGCGGAGATATGAGCCCGGCCGATTTGAAGGACGCTGCAGATTCCATTTCGGAAAAGCTGATTTCAGTTAAGGGGATAAACGACATAAAAGTGTCGGGTCTGCAGTCTTCGGAAATCAGTATCGTCGTCGATCCGGCCAGACTGGCCGAATTTAATCTTACTGTCGATACCCTTGTTCAGACCCTCAGGCTTCGTCACAAAGACACTCCGGCAGGCGATGCCGTACTGGACGGAACCCACTATTTTGTCAGGGTTCTCGCCTCCTATTCCCGTATTGATGAAATAAGCCGTACCCTCATACCTCTGTCCGGTGGCGGCACGGTATTTCTCAAAGATGTCGCACAGGTCAATCAGACCTATGTTCCCAGAACGGACTATTCCAGAAGAGCTGTAAAACTGGGTACGGAAGAGGCTTCGATGATGTCGGCTGTCACGCTTTCCCTGTACAGAGATGGCGGAACCGATATAATCGGACCGAGCGACTCGGTAAAAGCTTTTCTCAATGACCGCGAAGCCAATGGTCTCCCCGATGAGCTGGATGTCCTCATAATTCAGGATGACGCTCTATCGGTAAAGGAGGATCTTGCAGAAGTTCTGGGAAACGCCGGTTCCGGATTGATTATCGTGGTTCTGGTTTTATTTCTCTTCCTGGGATTGAAAGAGGCCATCATAACCTCTCTGATTATACCGTTTTCCCTGTTCCTTTCCTTTATCGCATTAAACCAGTCAGGTATGACATTTAATACCATGACCCTTCTGGCTATGATAATCGCCCTGGGTCTTCTGGTCGATAATGCCATAGTCGTTGTAGAGAGCATTGCCGAATTCCGTCTGAAGGGGCTGAGCCGGAAGCAGGCCGCCATAGCCGGAACTTCGGAGGTGGCCCCTTCCATTTTAGCGGCGACTCTGACAACTATGGCGGCATTTTTCCCTCTGGCTTATATGGAAGGCCGAATCGGACTCATAATCAGTGTCATTCCGCTCACCATCGTGTTTATCATCGGGGCATCCCTTATTGTGGCTCTGACTGTTACACCTATGCTCGGCTCCAGGCTGCTGTCGAAAAAAACAGGTAAAAAAGAGCCCCGACCCTTTTCTCTTGTACGGGAGGTTATTGAAGCGGTCATCGTCATTATCTTGTTTATGTTCAGCTTTTTTGTAGATGGAAGGCCGGGAGTCCTGTCTTTTGTCATGGCCTCGGTTATGACTCTTATTTTTGTCATCCGCATTTACTCCCGATCAAAAAAGCTGGATGTTTTCGCCAGAGCTGCTGAGACATACAGAAAAATCCTCATTCGGCTGTTAAGCCGGAAAAGAAACAGGGTTCTGCTGCCCCTGATTATGTTTCTCCTTCTGGGAGCGGTTCTCTCCACTATTCCTCTGGGACTCCTCCGAATTGAGCTCTTTCCCGTTATGGATGAATCCTCCCTCTACGTTACCCTATCTACGCCGCAGTACAGCACTCTCGATGATACTGATGCGGTAACCCGTCAGATAGAATCGAAACTGCTCAGCCTCGATGGTGTGGATGCCATATATTCCGAGGTCGGAGTGGATTCTATGAGAGAGGCTGAAATCGTTTTAAATCTGAAAGGACCCGGAGAGAGGACATGGACGACGAAAGAGATGATTCCCCAATTGCTGAAGGATATAGCTTCGATTCCGGGAGTCAAAGCGACAATCGGAACGTCAGCCGGTGGTAAAACGGCTAACAGCCCGGTGCAGATTAAACTTATCGGCCGGGATATGGACTCTCTCGATGAAGCATCCGTTAAGGTTTCCAATGCCCTTAAAGAGGTGGAAGGCATTGCCAACGCCTATTCGGATCTGGAACCTGGATTTCCCGAAGTGCAGATTCTCCTGAAACCTCTTGCAGCGGCTGATCTGGGAATCGATGCCACAACATTGGGCAATGCTGTTAAAACAGCCGTATCCGGTCAGGTTTCGGGAACCCTGATTACCTCGGAAACTGATCTGCCGATAAAATTTTCAACCAGAGAAGACAAAATCGATTCGATGGAAGATCTTGATAAAATTCTCCTGACTCTAAAAGACGGCACAAGGCTTCCTCTGACTCACATCGCTTCAATCGTAGAAACAAACGGGCTGGGAACGATCAGACACAGCGGAGGGGACCGGACTGTGACGGTTTTTGCTCAAATGCTCCCCGATGCCAATATCCGGGAAATTGTCGATCAGTTCGATGTAAAAATCTCTTCTGTTGATCTGGGAGCCGGAATCCATTATGAATGGGCAGGCGATGCGGCGGATCTCGATGCGTCGTTCAGCGAGATGACCGTTAATCTCGTTCTGGCTCTACTCGTCGTTTTTCTGATCCTTGCCGTGCAATTTAACTCTTTGAGTCAGCCCCTTGTTATTCTACTTTCCGTTCCCATGGCCGTTATCGGAGTCTTTGCCGGTCTCCTGGCAACGGGAAATAATTTCGGTCTCTATGCTTTTATGGGCGTGATCGCTCTGGTCGGCATTGCCGTCAATGACGCCATAGTCCTGGTTGATACGATCAACCGCAACAGAGGTGACGGGATGCCTCTGACCGAAGCCATCAACGATGCGGGAAAAAGCCGTTTCGGACCGGTTCTGGCTACAACGATTACAACTATCGGGGGAATACTTCCCCTGGCTTTCAGAGATGAAAATTATGCTCAGCTGAGTCTCTCTCTGATATTCGGTTTAATGACATCGACAGTGTTGACTCTTATCGTTCTCCCAATTTTCTACTATCACGCGGAAACGATTAAAACAAGCTTTAAGAAGAGATTTCCTGTATTTGTCGATGAGGAGGAAAATAATGAGTAA
- a CDS encoding efflux RND transporter periplasmic adaptor subunit, translated as MSKYITAFISGLAIMLIFSCSAPVAEQNSGSVPAAPEVVVDLTVPPPGSNATQDKWDTFDEAKRQDSWNKYIEGLSASESETDEPAVEEEVVRTPGSGGGGGGGAMSVIPVITGELTKSTLEVYYYGLGELSAGREIRVKPQVTGTVASLYVSIGDIVETGDLLFSLDNNDLVKNIERTSEKWDKDLELAEIKLNDAQDNFETASSLFSKELISQAEVDNARKSWEEARLTYEKLQLSKTSELENLQENLRTTLAISPGRGVVSSLSFGAGDQVNNTDFVEIIDIETIMVTVPVPENIITRIKTGQKVYAKKASSPEYALEGVVSSSALKADSNRTYEVTALFENLNQKLLPGMLIEAQIQLVRLNSDFVIPKESLISEGSGYFIYRVKEDNTAEKVPVQTGSSRGGLIQIKGAVSEGDQLVLQGQSYLQSGMAVNVVETKEYLPERTEF; from the coding sequence ATGAGTAAATATATCACGGCCTTTATTTCAGGTTTAGCTATAATGCTGATATTCAGCTGCTCCGCTCCGGTCGCTGAACAAAATAGCGGGAGTGTGCCGGCCGCACCGGAGGTCGTTGTCGATTTAACGGTTCCTCCTCCGGGATCCAACGCCACACAGGATAAATGGGATACCTTCGATGAGGCTAAAAGACAGGACTCCTGGAATAAATACATTGAAGGGCTTTCTGCTTCCGAATCGGAAACAGATGAACCGGCGGTTGAGGAGGAGGTTGTCAGAACACCGGGAAGCGGTGGAGGCGGCGGTGGCGGTGCCATGTCAGTTATTCCTGTTATAACGGGTGAATTAACCAAATCCACATTGGAAGTTTATTATTACGGGTTGGGAGAATTGAGCGCCGGGCGGGAAATCCGCGTTAAACCACAGGTTACCGGAACAGTTGCCTCTCTATATGTTTCCATTGGAGATATAGTTGAAACAGGCGATCTGCTCTTTTCTCTCGATAACAATGATCTTGTAAAAAATATAGAGCGGACCAGTGAAAAATGGGACAAGGACCTGGAACTGGCGGAAATTAAGCTCAATGATGCCCAGGATAATTTCGAAACGGCCAGCAGCCTTTTCTCGAAAGAGCTTATCTCCCAGGCGGAAGTGGATAATGCCCGGAAATCCTGGGAGGAGGCCAGACTGACCTATGAAAAGCTCCAGCTTTCCAAAACTTCCGAATTGGAAAATCTCCAGGAAAATCTGAGAACCACTCTGGCCATAAGTCCCGGAAGAGGGGTCGTATCCTCTCTTTCCTTCGGAGCCGGTGATCAGGTAAACAATACGGATTTTGTTGAAATAATCGATATTGAAACCATAATGGTGACTGTTCCGGTTCCGGAAAACATTATCACCAGGATAAAAACGGGACAGAAAGTCTATGCCAAGAAAGCCTCCTCTCCGGAATACGCTCTTGAAGGAGTCGTTTCTTCTTCGGCTCTGAAAGCGGACAGCAACCGGACATACGAAGTGACCGCGCTCTTTGAAAATTTAAATCAGAAATTACTTCCCGGGATGCTCATTGAAGCTCAGATCCAGCTGGTCAGGCTGAACAGTGATTTTGTCATTCCCAAAGAAAGTCTTATTTCAGAGGGCTCAGGATACTTCATTTATCGAGTGAAAGAAGATAATACTGCTGAAAAAGTTCCGGTTCAGACCGGTTCATCCCGGGGCGGGCTCATTCAGATTAAAGGAGCCGTTTCCGAAGGGGATCAGCTGGTGCTCCAGGGGCAGAGTTATCTACAGAGCGGCATGGCTGTTAATGTCGTGGAAACAAAAGAGTACCTTCCCGAGCGGACGGAGTTCTGA
- a CDS encoding WD40 repeat domain-containing protein, whose product MKRILTVLIFSLLVFNVAGATKFVINRGHFSPIVDIRYDEKRNLIFTAEQRGAISVWDASDESLRNHFQITSNTIDKLLISPEDNNVAVLSHDTEKYYLSVWNWVTEKNILTRIIEEQPLFLEYSATGRYIFYGNVATPSLTFLNARNGVQLNYMNRLPSIYDFGYLGSSERNLMTYSSSGAIKFYDFRTSEEKLGVSTIDGLTDLNVIQSNNAFMSGVKGNKIYLIERLKGTAVDSKSFQELRSFYQNRDNGHALTLERSNRSFILKKWSTDNDSFTEISSPIILNSTYKITALVETDSLTLAGDENGAIYKADWETGKLLPFSEDITETISDLSISGKTLTLAADDGLISIEAPFFSGSLVTNTSPVFEKKDNPLGGQTAFLALEDGSTLLWNKGNNNPSFLIMDSEDRILFEYSDFVSPIQDITYLDGNIITLERNGTIKIISREKQEQLFSYSAIGLQDISMVDHRTLFAGRASTAGKSPAITIDISTKETLTVEDNRFLIFDSIAVEKSNQFFSLGLLEEDGKTKTVLRRHNYDNLNESETILIYTGEDITAQVLIDPTDSRTIYAKLGTSGIYKITGRNVTKYDNNKPVKKIYLNGSVLYSLNEDNSISMFRASSGQKLYSIHIFKDDSWALIPASSDMYFGSESVEDKIISYRSGRRIDLKPVN is encoded by the coding sequence ATGAAAAGAATTCTGACTGTTTTAATATTCAGCTTATTGGTTTTCAATGTTGCCGGAGCGACGAAATTTGTTATCAACAGAGGTCACTTCAGCCCTATAGTCGACATACGCTACGACGAAAAAAGGAATCTGATTTTCACTGCCGAACAGCGGGGAGCCATTTCAGTATGGGACGCTTCCGACGAGTCTCTTCGCAACCATTTTCAGATTACGAGCAACACGATCGATAAACTCCTGATCAGTCCGGAGGATAACAATGTGGCCGTGTTGTCCCATGACACGGAAAAATACTATCTGTCCGTATGGAACTGGGTTACGGAAAAGAACATTCTGACCAGAATTATCGAGGAACAGCCTCTTTTTCTCGAATATTCCGCCACAGGAAGGTATATTTTCTATGGTAACGTGGCTACCCCCTCTCTGACCTTTCTGAACGCCCGTAACGGCGTCCAGCTTAATTATATGAACCGCCTACCCTCTATTTATGATTTCGGCTACCTTGGCTCGTCAGAAAGAAACCTCATGACATACAGTTCTTCGGGAGCAATCAAATTCTACGATTTCAGAACATCGGAAGAGAAGCTCGGCGTTTCGACCATTGACGGTTTGACCGATCTCAATGTCATCCAGTCCAACAACGCCTTCATGTCCGGCGTAAAAGGCAATAAGATTTATCTGATCGAAAGACTGAAAGGAACGGCGGTTGATTCAAAGAGTTTTCAGGAATTGAGAAGCTTCTATCAGAACAGAGACAACGGACACGCCCTGACTCTTGAACGCTCGAACAGAAGCTTCATTCTTAAAAAATGGTCCACTGATAATGATTCATTTACCGAGATCTCCAGTCCTATAATTCTCAATTCCACCTACAAAATTACGGCACTGGTGGAAACGGATTCGCTGACACTGGCCGGAGATGAGAACGGCGCTATTTACAAAGCTGACTGGGAAACGGGCAAACTTCTGCCCTTCTCCGAAGATATAACCGAAACAATTTCCGATTTATCTATTAGCGGGAAAACGCTGACCCTTGCAGCCGATGACGGCTTGATTTCAATTGAAGCGCCTTTTTTCAGCGGTAGCCTCGTTACCAATACTTCGCCGGTTTTCGAAAAAAAAGACAATCCTCTGGGCGGTCAGACAGCGTTTCTCGCCCTGGAAGACGGTTCCACCCTTCTCTGGAATAAAGGCAACAATAATCCGTCCTTTCTCATCATGGACAGTGAAGACCGGATTCTCTTCGAGTACAGTGATTTTGTATCTCCTATTCAGGATATCACTTATCTTGACGGGAATATCATCACTCTCGAAAGAAACGGAACCATTAAAATTATCAGTCGGGAGAAGCAGGAGCAGCTTTTCTCATATTCAGCTATCGGTCTGCAGGATATTTCCATGGTCGATCACCGGACCCTATTCGCCGGAAGGGCTTCGACGGCGGGAAAGAGCCCGGCAATCACAATCGACATCAGCACCAAAGAGACATTGACTGTAGAGGATAACCGATTCCTGATCTTCGATTCCATCGCCGTTGAAAAAAGTAATCAGTTTTTCTCTCTCGGACTTCTGGAAGAGGACGGAAAAACCAAAACTGTCTTAAGGCGTCATAATTACGACAATCTCAACGAATCGGAAACGATTCTCATCTACACGGGAGAGGATATTACAGCACAGGTTCTTATAGATCCGACAGACAGCCGTACCATTTATGCCAAACTGGGAACATCGGGCATCTATAAAATTACGGGAAGAAATGTAACAAAATACGATAACAATAAACCTGTCAAAAAAATCTATCTCAACGGTTCTGTTCTCTACAGCCTGAACGAAGACAACTCCATATCCATGTTCCGCGCCTCGTCAGGGCAGAAACTCTACAGCATTCATATTTTCAAAGATGACTCATGGGCGCTCATCCCTGCGTCAAGCGATATGTATTTCGGTTCGGAAAGTGTGGAAGATAAAATTATCAGCTACAGATCGGGCCGCCGAATCGACTTGAAACCCGTGAACTGA